The following is a genomic window from Thermoplasmata archaeon.
TGGTTCTTGAGCCAAATGACAACCCAGCTGCGAAAGCGTATTAGGAAGCTCTTTTCAAGCAAGGCATTCGTGCAACCTCATTTTTCGTACAGGACATTCAAAAGGAGCATGCAAGACTGAAAACGCTTGGAGTCGAATTTACCATGGCGCCGACCAAAGTGACTGGATCCACCATTGCAATATTCGATGACACCTGCGGCAATCTCATACAGATCACACAACTAGATTACTAGAATCAAGAGCGTGTTCCTTGGACCTCTTGGTTTCCTGGGAGTCATTTCGCGGTGAGACTCTTACCTTAGGCGATGAATCCGCCGGAAGGAGGTCGCGTGTTCCTCGGGGGTGTCGAATCGTTCGTGCAGCCATCCTTATGGAGTCGCGTTAGTTAACCAAAGGGTTAAATATGCACGACGCCTATCACTTAACCAGATGGTTAAGCGAAAGATGGCCTCTCTGGATTTGGACGCCGTGTTCGCGGCGTTGGCCCACCCCATCCGGCGCGCAATCCTAGAGCAGCTCTCCGGGGGGGACGCCACCGTAGGCGAGCTCGCGGAGCCCCACAAGGTCAGCCTCCCCGCCATCTCGAAGCACCTCCGGGTGCTCGAGGATGCGGGGCTGATCAAGGTGTCGCCCGAGGGCCGCGTCCGGCGCTGCCGGCTCGACGCCGCACCCCTGAGCGCGGCCTTTGGCTGGCTCACCCGCTACCGCGTCCTGTGGGAGGACCGCTTCGACCGCTTGGCCAAGCACCTGGAGAAGAATCGATGACGGAAGGAAAGGGGGAGCACACCTCATGACGAAGAAGAGTACACCCAAGAAGAAGGCAGTGCCGAAGGACTTGAAGGTCGAACGCATCTTCGACGCGTCCCCGAAGACGCTGTGGTCCTACTGGACCAACCCGGCGAAGTTCGCGAAATGGTTCAACCCGGCGCCCGGGCTGGACCTCGTGATCCAGGAGTACGATGTCCGGGTAGGCGGGCGGGTGCGGTTCGACATGCCGCAGCCCGACGGGAACCGGAATCCCCAGGACGGGGTATTCCACGTCGTGAAGCCCTACCGGGAGCTCGCCTCGGGCGCGCCGGACAAATCCTTCCTGATCACGGTCAAGTTCGCCGTGGCCGGGAAGCGGACACGGATGACCGTCACGGTGACCGGAGTCCCGCCGGAGTACCGCGAGGGCGCCGTGAAGGGCTGGAACGCCGGGTTCGAGAAGCTGGCCGGACTCCTCGGTCGCGGGTTGCGGCCTCAAGCCTTCACGATCGAGCGCACGTTCAAGGCGCCCGTCGAGAGGATGTGGGCCCTGTGGACCACCAAGGAGGGCGTCGAGTCGTGGTGGGGGCCCGAGGGGTTCACCACGACGGTCCGCAGACTGGACCTACGGCCGGGCGGGACCTTCGATTACAAGATGCAAGCCACCGCGCCGGAGCAGATCGAGGCGCTGAAGGAGCTGGGCATGCCGACCACGAGCGAAGCCCACAACGTGTTCACGGAGGTGACGCCGCCCACGCGGCTGGCATTGAGGACCCGCATCGACTTCATCCCCGACGTCGCTCCCTACGAAATCACGACGCAAGTCGATTTCCTTCCGGTGCGGGGTGGCACGAAGGTCGTCTTCACCTCCTCGAAGATGCACAGCGCGCAGTGGGAGGAACTGGCGCGGCAAGGGCAGTTGAGCCAGCTCGACAAGCTGGCCAGGGTACTCGGCAGCGAGGCCGGGGCGGCCAAAGCGCGGCACCCGACCGAGGTGTCGTTGCCCTCGGAGCGGGAGGTCCTCGTCACCCGCGTGTTCGACGCGCCGCGGGAACGCGTGTTCCAAGCCCATCTGGATCCAAGGGCCATGGAGGACTGGTGGGGACCCCGTGAGTACGCGACCACCGTGGACCGATGGGAACCGCGGCCGGGCGGGCCTTGGCGCATCGTGCAGCGCACACCCGACGGAACGGAGCACGGGTTCCATGGCGAGTTCCTGGAGATCCTGCCGCCGAACCGGTTAAGCTGGACCTTCGAGTACGAGGGCACCCCGGGCCACGTGATCACGGAAACCTTGACCTTCGAGGAGGCCCGCGGCGGCAAGACGAAGCTGACGGTTCGGGCCGTCTACCGCAACCAGGAGGACCGCGACGGCATGCTCGCCTCCGGCATGGAGTGGGGCATGCGCGAAAGCTACGAGCGCCTGGACACCCTGCTCGGCAGAGGAGGCTAGGCCGTCTGGGCCCGGAAGGGCCACCATGCGCGCTGCGA
Proteins encoded in this region:
- a CDS encoding SRPBCC domain-containing protein; this encodes MTKKSTPKKKAVPKDLKVERIFDASPKTLWSYWTNPAKFAKWFNPAPGLDLVIQEYDVRVGGRVRFDMPQPDGNRNPQDGVFHVVKPYRELASGAPDKSFLITVKFAVAGKRTRMTVTVTGVPPEYREGAVKGWNAGFEKLAGLLGRGLRPQAFTIERTFKAPVERMWALWTTKEGVESWWGPEGFTTTVRRLDLRPGGTFDYKMQATAPEQIEALKELGMPTTSEAHNVFTEVTPPTRLALRTRIDFIPDVAPYEITTQVDFLPVRGGTKVVFTSSKMHSAQWEELARQGQLSQLDKLARVLGSEAGAAKARHPTEVSLPSEREVLVTRVFDAPRERVFQAHLDPRAMEDWWGPREYATTVDRWEPRPGGPWRIVQRTPDGTEHGFHGEFLEILPPNRLSWTFEYEGTPGHVITETLTFEEARGGKTKLTVRAVYRNQEDRDGMLASGMEWGMRESYERLDTLLGRGG
- a CDS encoding metalloregulator ArsR/SmtB family transcription factor, which encodes MVKRKMASLDLDAVFAALAHPIRRAILEQLSGGDATVGELAEPHKVSLPAISKHLRVLEDAGLIKVSPEGRVRRCRLDAAPLSAAFGWLTRYRVLWEDRFDRLAKHLEKNR